The following are from one region of the Aequoribacter fuscus genome:
- a CDS encoding YgfZ/GcvT domain-containing protein: MFKVTPNTYFSALELIGPDAAKTLQGQLTNDVESLRNRKGLDGLLCNLKGRVELVVKVYKHSPEQLTLVVPTANIDALKRRLAPYVAFSKSRLNELNLETYSLVIAPPDSDPIEVPAGLWFGDLGLISPQAINQLTRPYTASSIDEFHHWRIHSGMIQLTPEQSGLYTPQALSLDRLGYVSFKKGCYMGQEIIARLHYKGQSKHQLALLQCSPGLTTESKITSQTGDLVGTVVDAGANRSGYYLASVRPPTDSTAEYFVSDHAADLLKLFSP; this comes from the coding sequence ATGTTTAAGGTAACCCCCAATACCTATTTCTCGGCTCTCGAACTTATTGGCCCAGACGCTGCCAAAACCCTTCAAGGCCAGCTGACCAACGATGTGGAAAGCCTTCGCAACCGCAAGGGCCTTGACGGGCTGCTGTGCAATTTAAAGGGGCGTGTCGAGTTGGTTGTTAAGGTCTACAAGCATTCACCAGAACAGTTAACGCTGGTTGTGCCCACAGCGAACATTGACGCATTGAAACGTCGGCTCGCGCCATACGTGGCGTTCTCTAAAAGCCGATTAAACGAGCTTAACCTAGAAACGTACAGCCTTGTCATTGCGCCACCCGATAGCGACCCGATAGAGGTGCCAGCAGGTCTTTGGTTTGGCGACCTCGGGCTGATCAGCCCACAAGCAATCAATCAGCTAACGCGCCCATACACCGCAAGCTCAATCGATGAATTTCATCATTGGCGAATCCACTCTGGCATGATTCAACTAACCCCTGAGCAGAGCGGCCTTTACACCCCACAAGCACTGAGTTTGGACCGTTTAGGGTATGTGAGCTTCAAAAAAGGCTGTTACATGGGACAGGAAATCATCGCGCGCTTACACTATAAGGGGCAATCCAAGCATCAACTCGCCCTCTTGCAGTGCTCACCCGGTCTTACAACCGAGTCTAAAATAACAAGCCAAACAGGCGACTTAGTGGGTACTGTTGTCGATGCCGGTGCAAATAGATCGGGTTATTACCTTGCCAGTGTTCGGCCACCCACAGACAGCACAGCCGAATACTTCGTCAGCGACCACGCAGCTGATTTACTCAAACTATTTAGTCCGTAG
- a CDS encoding MucB/RseB C-terminal domain-containing protein, translated as MRIETVRALAVLVIAACPSLGWAETSCNAEDEEALRVLGKTMQSGHGPSFAARAVVQTAVGSQQIVITRGMPDPDGAYSVQIPDHSSDCDNLSHRLLLEREHSCGVAQWYKFRVERQMLGDDTATIITALPKDVYRHGFQLVVDEKNDIVLRSTTFSGSNALENVELRALSLASKPEAESAEVQGVAALPDTAQPQSNEGGSSWSLGWLPAGFEEVSMSHAAVVQARTYTDGLSTFSIFVEQPKGEIRLGEGMVNRGATLAYTRGLQTSQGAALVSVIGEIPINTARMLVEGLEWSGRAE; from the coding sequence ATGCGGATAGAAACTGTCCGCGCTCTTGCGGTTCTCGTCATTGCAGCGTGTCCAAGCCTTGGATGGGCAGAGACAAGTTGCAACGCCGAAGATGAGGAAGCGCTGCGAGTTTTGGGTAAAACCATGCAATCAGGACATGGCCCGAGCTTTGCTGCACGAGCGGTTGTACAAACTGCCGTCGGGTCGCAGCAGATTGTGATTACTCGTGGAATGCCAGATCCCGATGGCGCTTATTCGGTACAAATTCCCGATCACAGCAGCGACTGCGACAACCTGAGTCATCGGTTGCTGCTCGAGCGCGAACACAGCTGCGGTGTCGCGCAGTGGTACAAGTTTCGAGTCGAGCGACAAATGTTAGGCGATGATACGGCCACGATCATTACCGCCTTACCGAAAGACGTGTATCGGCACGGTTTTCAGTTGGTCGTCGATGAAAAAAACGACATAGTGCTTCGCTCTACCACCTTCAGCGGCTCTAATGCGTTAGAGAATGTCGAGTTGAGAGCCTTGTCGTTGGCGAGCAAACCAGAGGCGGAAAGCGCCGAGGTTCAAGGCGTGGCAGCATTACCGGATACCGCGCAACCCCAGTCGAATGAGGGCGGCTCCTCTTGGTCACTGGGGTGGTTGCCTGCAGGCTTTGAGGAGGTATCGATGAGTCATGCCGCCGTCGTGCAGGCGCGAACTTACACGGATGGTTTGTCAACATTTAGCATTTTTGTTGAACAGCCCAAAGGCGAGATTCGCTTGGGTGAAGGGATGGTGAATCGAGGCGCGACCTTGGCCTATACCCGCGGTTTGCAAACCTCACAGGGCGCGGCTTTGGTCTCTGTGATCGGTGAAATT
- a CDS encoding succinate dehydrogenase assembly factor 2, whose translation MSVPKAFKDAMQYTTFFYDCLDEIMVEAGEVNRMRWAARRGMLELDLLLEPFVDQHYANLSAEDRETFEQFMTCQDQDLYAYLMQRVQPEDPKFAALVVTIRKLTGAPQA comes from the coding sequence GTGAGCGTCCCGAAAGCATTCAAAGACGCGATGCAGTATACTACGTTTTTTTACGACTGTTTGGATGAGATCATGGTTGAAGCCGGTGAAGTTAACCGAATGCGCTGGGCGGCACGGCGCGGCATGTTAGAACTTGACTTGTTGTTGGAGCCTTTTGTCGATCAACATTACGCGAATTTGAGCGCTGAGGACCGAGAGACCTTCGAGCAGTTTATGACGTGCCAGGATCAAGATCTGTATGCCTATCTCATGCAGCGCGTTCAGCCGGAGGACCCTAAGTTTGCCGCTTTGGTCGTGACGATTCGAAAACTCACTGGCGCACCGCAAGCCTAG
- the rpoE gene encoding RNA polymerase sigma factor RpoE, with product MSGGSVTDEESDRLLVERAQKGDLRAFDLLVIKYQHRVLSVIRRFVKDSDEAQDVAQESFIKAYKALEQFRGDSAFYTWLFRIATNTAKNYLVARARRTPLVDIDIDDAVLQDDGEQLRDHESPEAAIASQELEQVITQAVADLPDELRTALCLREFDGLSYEDIAAIMECPIGTVRSRIFRGRETVDRQVAAVMNGEPHYAQ from the coding sequence GTGAGCGGTGGCTCAGTAACAGACGAGGAATCAGATCGATTGCTTGTTGAACGGGCGCAGAAGGGCGATTTGCGTGCCTTCGACCTACTGGTCATCAAATATCAGCACCGAGTGCTGAGCGTGATCAGGCGGTTCGTAAAGGATAGCGACGAGGCACAAGATGTGGCGCAAGAAAGCTTTATCAAGGCGTATAAGGCGCTCGAGCAGTTTCGCGGCGACAGCGCGTTTTACACCTGGTTGTTTCGAATAGCGACGAACACTGCCAAGAATTATCTGGTGGCTCGAGCGCGACGCACGCCCCTAGTCGATATCGATATTGACGATGCGGTCTTGCAGGATGACGGAGAGCAACTGCGAGACCATGAGAGCCCCGAGGCGGCAATTGCATCGCAAGAATTGGAGCAGGTGATCACCCAAGCGGTGGCTGACTTGCCAGATGAGCTGAGAACTGCGCTGTGCCTGCGTGAGTTTGATGGCCTAAGTTACGAGGACATAGCCGCGATTATGGAGTGCCCTATAGGAACGGTGAGGTCGCGAATTTTTCGTGGCAGAGAGACCGTGGATAGGCAAGTGGCTGCGGTGATGAATGGCGAACCACATTATGCCCAATAG
- the nadB gene encoding L-aspartate oxidase, with protein sequence MATTHSEYDVVIVGTGAAGMALALHLPTHLRIALLTKSTLNQGSTYWAQGGMAAVVDANDTVESHVQDTLIAGAGLCNRDAVEFTVSRSSRVVDWLVELGVTFDRLEEHEQQGTGFHLTREGGHSHRRILHAADATGKAISKTLSKHVVAASHIDVLTERVAVDVIVHDGRCRGLYALNTRTGSVDTFQTNVVALATGGASKAYLYTSNPDGNSGDGIAIAWRAGCRVANMEFNQFHPTCLYHPKAKSYLITEAIRGEGGHLLLPDRQRFMHKFDEREELAPRDIVARAIDHEMKRLGADHLLLDISHKPAAEVLTHFPNTAKKCLEYGIDITKEPIPIVPAAHYTCGGVVVDQHGCTDIVGLYAIGETSHTGLHGANRMASNSLLECLVYGESAANHIKDTALTSGAKVSVADWDESQVTDSDEDVVISHNWDELRRFMWDYVGIVRTDKRLERAQHRCDLLRSEINEYYANYRVSNDLLELRNLSVVADLMIRCARQRKESRGLHFTLDYPDPEDQATDTVLVPS encoded by the coding sequence ATGGCTACAACACACTCTGAGTACGACGTTGTTATTGTGGGCACAGGTGCCGCTGGTATGGCGCTCGCGCTGCATTTGCCGACCCACCTTCGCATCGCTTTGCTGACAAAATCCACCCTCAATCAGGGGAGCACGTATTGGGCGCAGGGTGGTATGGCGGCTGTTGTTGACGCTAATGACACTGTGGAGTCGCACGTACAAGATACGTTAATCGCCGGCGCCGGACTTTGCAATCGCGATGCCGTCGAGTTTACCGTGTCGCGTAGCAGTCGTGTGGTCGATTGGCTCGTCGAGCTGGGCGTAACCTTTGATCGCCTAGAAGAACACGAGCAACAAGGCACGGGCTTTCATTTGACGCGCGAAGGTGGGCACAGTCACCGTCGGATCCTGCATGCCGCCGATGCCACAGGCAAAGCGATATCGAAGACGCTAAGCAAACACGTTGTGGCAGCGAGCCATATCGATGTACTCACCGAACGTGTTGCGGTAGATGTAATCGTACACGATGGCCGCTGTCGGGGCCTGTATGCTTTGAATACGCGAACCGGCTCGGTGGACACATTCCAAACCAACGTGGTGGCACTCGCTACGGGCGGCGCGAGTAAAGCCTACCTGTACACCAGCAACCCCGATGGCAACAGTGGCGATGGCATCGCCATTGCTTGGCGTGCGGGTTGCCGAGTTGCCAATATGGAGTTCAATCAGTTCCACCCAACCTGCCTGTATCACCCCAAAGCCAAATCATATCTCATCACCGAAGCCATCCGAGGCGAAGGGGGGCATTTGTTACTGCCAGACCGGCAGCGATTCATGCATAAATTCGACGAGCGCGAAGAGCTGGCCCCCAGAGACATCGTGGCACGCGCGATCGATCATGAGATGAAGCGATTAGGGGCGGACCACCTACTGCTCGATATCTCGCACAAGCCGGCAGCCGAAGTCTTGACACATTTCCCCAATACCGCGAAGAAGTGCTTAGAGTACGGCATCGATATCACCAAAGAACCCATACCTATCGTACCAGCAGCCCACTACACCTGTGGCGGTGTGGTTGTCGACCAACACGGCTGTACCGATATCGTTGGCCTGTACGCCATTGGCGAAACGTCGCACACCGGTCTTCACGGCGCTAACCGAATGGCCAGTAATTCGTTGCTCGAGTGTCTGGTCTATGGAGAATCTGCCGCGAACCACATCAAAGACACTGCCCTGACCTCCGGCGCGAAAGTCTCAGTTGCGGACTGGGATGAAAGCCAAGTTACCGATTCCGATGAAGACGTCGTGATATCACACAACTGGGATGAACTCAGGCGCTTTATGTGGGACTACGTGGGCATTGTGCGCACCGACAAACGACTGGAACGCGCTCAGCACCGCTGCGACTTGCTCCGCTCCGAAATCAACGAGTATTACGCCAACTACCGAGTGAGTAACGACCTGCTCGAATTGCGGAATCTCAGCGTTGTCGCGGATTTAATGATCCGCTGTGCGCGGCAACGCAAAGAGAGCCGCGGGTTGCACTTTACCCTGGACTACCCTGACCCTGAGGATCAGGCAACAGACACTGTACTCGTGCCCAGCTAG
- a CDS encoding sigma-E factor negative regulatory protein, with protein MSIKQDMRTGEDYDELLSRLMDGDLDEFSVNRLLKRIDEQPSLRETWGRYHVNREVLLGTSATVLSLSVADRVRDELIQSGVRPKRRQHWFKILRPFAVAASVACLGVLVGLQVQQDTKPQATTIAASAVPTVRSMPVMPLDSAGLQAIPASYGQTQVMRSPAPIPIEGLYQELARQRLELYSSQHATAGALHTPVTVMTGTLARAEAQAGKR; from the coding sequence GTGAGTATTAAGCAGGATATGAGAACTGGTGAAGACTACGACGAGCTGCTGTCACGGCTCATGGATGGAGACCTCGATGAGTTTTCCGTCAATCGCTTGCTAAAGCGCATCGATGAGCAGCCCAGCTTGCGCGAGACTTGGGGGCGTTATCATGTCAACCGCGAAGTTTTGCTGGGTACGTCGGCTACCGTCTTGAGTCTCAGCGTCGCTGATCGCGTTCGAGACGAATTGATACAGTCGGGCGTGCGGCCCAAACGTCGCCAGCACTGGTTCAAGATACTACGACCTTTTGCGGTAGCAGCTTCAGTCGCCTGTTTGGGTGTTCTGGTCGGTTTGCAGGTGCAGCAAGATACCAAGCCTCAAGCGACGACGATTGCGGCGTCTGCGGTGCCTACTGTGCGATCAATGCCCGTAATGCCGCTCGACTCGGCAGGCTTACAGGCGATTCCAGCGAGCTATGGACAAACGCAGGTAATGCGTTCGCCAGCGCCCATCCCGATTGAGGGTTTGTATCAAGAGTTGGCCCGACAGCGGCTAGAGCTGTACTCGAGTCAACACGCAACAGCGGGTGCCTTGCATACGCCGGTCACGGTCATGACAGGAACGCTGGCCCGAGCGGAAGCGCAGGCGGGTAAGCGCTAA